A single genomic interval of Parvularcula marina harbors:
- a CDS encoding acetyl-CoA C-acyltransferase — protein MNTPVIVSTARTGLAKAFRGGFNNTHGTDLGGHVIRAAIDRAGIEPGEVEDVLLGCATPEGASGSNVARQAALRAGCPVTVPGMTLDRKCSSGLQTIALAAQRIMAGEGDIYVAGGTETISLTQPFMNKEHARSPWLDEHLPEIYWSMIETADNVASRYGISREVQDEYAVESQARTAAAQAEGRFDDEIVPMTVEKVLRDKSGEELERETVTVDRDEGNRPGTTLDALSTLKPVRGPEAYITAGNASQLSDGASVCVIMSEKQAERRGLEPLGRFAGFAVAGCEPDEMGVGPAVAVPKLLKRQGLGIDDIDLWELNEAFAVQVVYCRDRLGLPTDRLNVDGGAISIGHPYGMSGSRMTGHALIEGHRRGAKNAVVTMCIGGGMGAAALFEII, from the coding sequence ATGAACACGCCCGTTATCGTTTCCACGGCCCGGACAGGCCTCGCCAAGGCTTTCCGTGGTGGCTTCAATAATACGCATGGAACAGATCTCGGCGGTCATGTCATCCGTGCCGCGATTGACCGTGCAGGGATTGAGCCCGGCGAAGTGGAGGATGTCCTTCTGGGCTGCGCCACGCCCGAAGGCGCGAGCGGCAGCAATGTCGCCCGGCAGGCTGCTTTGCGGGCTGGCTGTCCCGTGACCGTGCCCGGCATGACGCTCGACCGGAAATGCTCCTCCGGGCTTCAGACTATCGCTCTGGCCGCACAGCGGATCATGGCGGGCGAGGGGGATATCTATGTAGCCGGCGGCACGGAGACGATTTCCCTGACCCAGCCCTTCATGAACAAGGAACATGCCCGCAGCCCGTGGCTCGATGAGCATCTGCCGGAGATCTACTGGTCGATGATCGAGACGGCAGACAACGTCGCTTCGCGCTACGGTATAAGCCGTGAGGTGCAGGACGAATACGCCGTGGAGAGCCAGGCAAGAACAGCCGCGGCGCAAGCCGAAGGCCGGTTTGATGATGAAATCGTGCCGATGACCGTTGAGAAAGTGCTACGTGACAAATCCGGTGAAGAACTGGAGAGAGAGACCGTCACGGTAGACCGTGATGAGGGGAACCGTCCGGGGACGACGCTGGATGCGCTCAGTACACTGAAGCCAGTCCGCGGACCGGAAGCCTATATCACGGCGGGGAATGCCAGCCAGCTTTCTGACGGGGCCAGCGTTTGCGTCATTATGTCGGAGAAACAGGCGGAGCGCCGGGGGCTCGAGCCGCTCGGCCGTTTTGCGGGCTTTGCCGTGGCAGGGTGTGAACCGGATGAAATGGGCGTCGGCCCCGCTGTGGCCGTTCCCAAACTCCTCAAACGGCAAGGGCTAGGCATCGATGATATTGATCTGTGGGAGCTGAATGAAGCATTCGCCGTACAGGTCGTTTATTGCCGGGACAGGCTTGGCCTGCCGACGGATCGGCTGAATGTCGATGGAGGCGCGATTTCCATCGGCCATCCTTACGGGATGAGCGGATCACGGATGACCGGCCATGCGCTGATCGAAGGACACCGCCGGGGGGCAAAGAATGCTGTCGTGACCATGTGCATCGGCGGCGGTATGGGGGCGGCAGCCCTGTTCGAGATTATCTGA
- a CDS encoding acyl-CoA dehydrogenase family protein, with protein sequence MTSDLELLCDMADRLFRDLKDADASPEEAWNAVNEAGFPKIFQKEEEGGFAGDWATAFPVLRLAGYQRLNAPLTECLVAAWGWRGAEEPLADELTVAAAQTEGQIDGSQFTGKLVGVAGGISTRHVIGYTHGAPFLVAAGDAADVTERSTPDGSRCDILTFDKAQVKTGPASSDIMLWGALAYTALIAGATDAVLELSIDYANERQQFGRPIGKFQAVQQALAECAEESAAVNCAGQAAARAAMLDDPAFEIGAAKARGSRAAVNAARIAHQIHGGIGFTQEHVLHHYTSRLITWSSAYGNEGYWNRHIGEYAAALGGAQIWPDITSRSDRVEKAST encoded by the coding sequence ATGACATCTGATCTGGAACTTCTATGCGACATGGCGGACAGGTTGTTCCGCGACCTGAAAGATGCTGATGCCTCGCCAGAGGAGGCGTGGAACGCTGTCAATGAGGCGGGGTTTCCCAAAATCTTCCAGAAGGAAGAGGAGGGAGGCTTTGCCGGGGATTGGGCCACAGCGTTTCCGGTTCTCCGGCTGGCGGGGTATCAGCGTCTGAATGCGCCGTTGACGGAATGTCTGGTTGCAGCATGGGGCTGGCGAGGGGCGGAAGAGCCGCTGGCTGATGAGCTGACTGTTGCTGCGGCACAGACAGAAGGCCAGATCGACGGGAGCCAGTTCACGGGGAAATTGGTCGGCGTTGCTGGAGGGATAAGCACTCGCCATGTCATCGGCTATACTCACGGGGCGCCGTTCCTTGTCGCTGCCGGTGATGCGGCGGATGTGACGGAAAGATCGACCCCGGACGGTAGCCGCTGCGATATTCTCACCTTTGACAAGGCGCAGGTGAAAACGGGACCGGCTTCTTCGGATATCATGCTCTGGGGCGCACTGGCCTATACGGCTCTCATCGCCGGGGCCACGGATGCCGTCCTTGAGCTGTCGATCGACTATGCGAATGAGCGGCAGCAATTTGGTCGGCCGATCGGCAAGTTCCAGGCCGTCCAGCAGGCTCTTGCGGAGTGTGCGGAGGAATCGGCGGCCGTCAACTGCGCGGGGCAGGCTGCCGCGCGGGCCGCCATGCTCGACGATCCTGCCTTCGAGATCGGCGCCGCCAAGGCGAGAGGTTCGCGAGCCGCCGTGAATGCGGCGCGCATCGCCCATCAGATCCATGGCGGCATCGGCTTTACGCAGGAACATGTCCTGCATCACTATACGTCCCGGCTGATCACCTGGTCCTCTGCATACGGCAATGAGGGATACTGGAACCGCCATATCGGCGAATATGCCGCCGCCCTAGGGGGGGCGCAGATATGGCCAGACATCACCAGCCGATCCGACCGCGTAGAAAAGGCATCGACATGA
- a CDS encoding acyl-CoA dehydrogenase family protein, whose product MQTFSIHPFCVPVDPGELRAEIRSFIADNRPELPPESRANSWAVGDAAFSRALGRAGYIGMTWPKAYGGHERHALERYIVLEELLAAGAPVGMHWIADRQSGALLLRYGNEALREKYVPGMAAGEIYACIGMSEPGAGSDLAAVRTAARRKDDGWVVNGQKVWTTNAHNAAFMIALVRTSEGEKRQDGLSQVLIELDRPGVDVRPVIDITGGHDFNEVFLDDVFVPDENILGQEGNGWRQVTAELSLERSGPERYLSSYALVTALADHVRHAGNEQAVALLGRMVAETWSLRSMSMSVAAKLAGGDDPALEAAIVKDLGNGFEQDIPRAVQAVIEGVDLADDEEFVRILRTLLMVSPSFSLRGGTREILKSIIARGLGLR is encoded by the coding sequence GTGCAAACTTTCAGCATTCATCCCTTCTGCGTACCGGTAGACCCCGGTGAACTGCGTGCGGAAATCCGCTCGTTCATCGCTGACAACCGTCCTGAACTGCCGCCAGAAAGCCGGGCGAATTCATGGGCGGTCGGCGATGCGGCCTTCAGCCGGGCGCTGGGCAGAGCAGGCTATATCGGGATGACCTGGCCGAAAGCCTATGGTGGGCATGAGCGTCATGCGCTCGAACGCTATATCGTGCTCGAGGAATTGCTCGCTGCCGGCGCACCGGTCGGCATGCACTGGATCGCGGACCGGCAGTCAGGGGCGCTCCTTCTGCGCTATGGCAATGAGGCGCTGCGCGAAAAATATGTACCCGGCATGGCCGCCGGTGAGATCTATGCCTGTATCGGGATGAGTGAGCCGGGCGCAGGCTCCGACCTTGCTGCTGTGCGGACGGCGGCCCGCAGGAAAGATGACGGTTGGGTCGTCAACGGACAAAAGGTCTGGACGACCAATGCGCATAACGCCGCCTTCATGATCGCCCTTGTGCGGACATCTGAAGGAGAAAAGCGGCAGGACGGATTAAGTCAGGTTCTGATCGAGCTTGACCGTCCCGGCGTTGATGTGCGGCCCGTGATCGATATTACGGGGGGGCATGATTTCAATGAAGTCTTCCTCGATGATGTCTTCGTCCCGGATGAAAATATTCTGGGTCAGGAGGGAAATGGCTGGCGTCAGGTGACGGCTGAGCTGTCTCTCGAACGGTCCGGGCCGGAACGGTATCTATCGAGCTATGCGCTGGTCACGGCACTGGCCGACCATGTGCGCCATGCAGGCAATGAACAGGCTGTCGCCCTCTTGGGCCGGATGGTGGCGGAGACATGGAGCCTCAGATCAATGTCCATGTCGGTGGCCGCCAAGCTGGCAGGCGGGGATGATCCCGCACTTGAAGCCGCCATCGTCAAGGATCTGGGCAACGGTTTCGAGCAGGATATTCCGCGAGCGGTACAGGCGGTCATCGAAGGGGTAGACCTTGCCGATGACGAAGAGTTCGTTCGTATCCTGCGGACACTTCTCATGGTGTCGCCGTCTTTCTCGCTGCGGGGCGGCACGCGTGAGATTCTCAAAAGCATTATCGCAAGGGGGCTCGGATTAAGATGA
- a CDS encoding SDR family NAD(P)-dependent oxidoreductase, translating into MGAASDLIRFDSKVALITGAGAGIGASTALELGKRGARVIINDPASDGRAEAICEEIRHDGGKAVANTMPVGDFDTARLITGFAEETFGPVDILVNNAGISRPGPFWTRTDEEILDVLNVNLTAPYALMRAVWPGMAEKKSGRIVNLCSSAALGSGVSGAYAASKAGLVGLTKDAAIAAKPYGVLVNGVMPSARTALLDNHPDRNFRDWMEKHMPPAFIAKLICWLVSEQNTSTGSIYSAAGGYVSKIAFTESKGIFDAELEPEDLPHLLDRVSDFEDSTLINDQADHEKVVASFFPSPGIR; encoded by the coding sequence ATGGGCGCCGCATCCGATCTCATCCGTTTTGACAGCAAGGTTGCACTCATCACCGGCGCCGGCGCTGGCATCGGAGCCTCGACGGCGCTGGAGTTGGGAAAGCGCGGCGCCCGAGTTATTATTAATGATCCGGCATCGGATGGACGCGCCGAAGCCATCTGTGAAGAGATCAGACACGACGGCGGCAAGGCGGTCGCGAACACGATGCCGGTCGGCGACTTCGATACTGCACGCCTCATCACTGGTTTTGCCGAGGAAACCTTTGGCCCGGTCGACATTCTGGTTAATAATGCCGGGATTAGCCGGCCAGGGCCTTTCTGGACACGGACGGATGAAGAGATTCTCGATGTCTTAAACGTCAATCTCACGGCACCTTATGCGCTGATGCGTGCCGTCTGGCCGGGTATGGCGGAAAAGAAATCCGGCAGGATCGTCAATCTGTGCTCCAGCGCCGCGTTGGGTTCCGGCGTCAGTGGCGCCTATGCGGCCAGCAAAGCCGGGCTTGTCGGTCTGACCAAGGACGCAGCTATCGCCGCAAAGCCCTATGGCGTGCTGGTGAATGGCGTCATGCCATCCGCGCGCACAGCCTTGCTAGACAATCATCCGGACAGGAATTTCCGTGACTGGATGGAAAAACACATGCCGCCCGCGTTCATCGCAAAACTCATCTGCTGGCTGGTTAGCGAACAGAATACGTCAACCGGCAGCATCTACAGCGCCGCCGGGGGCTATGTCTCAAAAATAGCTTTCACGGAAAGCAAGGGGATCTTCGACGCTGAACTGGAACCTGAAGACCTGCCCCACCTGCTGGATAGGGTGTCTGACTTTGAAGACAGCACCCTGATCAATGATCAGGCCGACCACGAAAAAGTCGTTGCGTCCTTTTTCCCGTCACCCGGCATCAGATAA